One genomic segment of Pandoraea sputorum includes these proteins:
- a CDS encoding RluA family pseudouridine synthase produces the protein MTRSIVPDYSVTASFATENAEDSSDDDFDSLPGAFSDSIDNAVTGATSSTSASPDTASCAAPLVATLPDALAGERLDKALAQCFPEYSRSRLQAWVEDGRVTLDGEPAKVRQKVAGGEAVVITPAALPEQLAFAPEPVPLDAVYEDATLAVFNKPAGLVVHPAAGNWSGTLLNGLLHRYGQAAADLPRAGIVHRLDKETSGLMVVARTLVAQTDLVRQLQARSVKRHYAALVWGRPPQRTVVDAPIGRDPRERTRMAVVQGQGGKPARTRVVTVASAEWEGSPVSLVLCSLDTGRTHQIRVHLSHLGHSLLGDPLYKPRHKRPALPGGFARQALHAWRLGLIHPEDDAAMHWQAPLPDDMRELMHALGLEFDFTTLPDSLDDFFPA, from the coding sequence ATGACCCGTTCAATAGTGCCGGATTATAGCGTAACCGCCTCATTTGCCACGGAAAATGCGGAGGATTCGTCGGACGACGATTTCGACTCGCTTCCGGGGGCTTTCTCAGACTCCATCGATAACGCCGTTACAGGCGCCACTTCTTCGACTTCCGCTTCACCCGACACCGCGTCTTGCGCCGCGCCGCTCGTCGCGACATTGCCCGACGCACTTGCAGGCGAGCGCCTCGACAAAGCGTTGGCGCAGTGTTTTCCGGAATACTCCCGCAGTCGTCTTCAGGCCTGGGTCGAAGACGGCCGCGTCACGCTCGACGGCGAACCCGCCAAAGTGCGCCAGAAAGTGGCGGGCGGCGAAGCGGTGGTCATCACGCCCGCAGCGCTCCCCGAGCAACTGGCGTTCGCGCCGGAGCCGGTGCCGCTCGATGCCGTTTATGAGGACGCGACACTCGCCGTTTTCAACAAACCTGCTGGCCTCGTCGTTCATCCGGCGGCAGGCAACTGGTCCGGTACGTTGCTCAACGGCCTGCTGCATCGTTACGGACAGGCGGCCGCCGATCTGCCGCGCGCGGGCATCGTCCACCGGCTGGACAAGGAAACCTCCGGCCTGATGGTGGTCGCGCGCACGCTGGTCGCCCAGACCGATCTGGTACGTCAGTTGCAGGCACGCTCCGTCAAACGGCATTACGCAGCGCTGGTTTGGGGACGTCCGCCGCAGCGCACCGTCGTGGATGCGCCGATCGGCCGCGATCCGCGCGAACGTACGCGCATGGCGGTCGTGCAGGGGCAGGGCGGCAAGCCAGCGCGCACCCGGGTGGTAACGGTGGCCAGCGCAGAATGGGAAGGATCCCCGGTTTCGCTGGTGCTTTGCTCGCTGGACACGGGGCGTACGCACCAGATCCGCGTCCATCTTTCCCATCTTGGGCATTCGCTGCTGGGCGATCCGCTATATAAGCCGCGTCACAAGCGTCCGGCGCTACCGGGCGGCTTTGCTCGACAGGCCTTGCACGCATGGCGTCTGGGGCTGATCCATCCCGAGGACGATGCCGCCATGCACTGGCAAGCGCCACTGCCGGACGACATGCGTGAACTCATGCACGCGCTCGGCCTCGAATTCGACTTCACCACGCTCCCCGATTCGCTCGATGACTTCTTCCCTGCCTGA
- the pgeF gene encoding peptidoglycan editing factor PgeF translates to MPEDWIVPEWPAPANVRAVFTTRAGGVSQGPQATFNLGYKADDDPEAVRTNRALLATRTGVPSAWVAQVHGPRVVDAQAAFDAVNAGEPLQADASATNAIGLASTIMVADCLPVLLCDVQGHAVAAAHAGWRGLCAGVIEQTVQALRARLPKSSANDDAQVIAWLGPCIGPTAFEVGPEVREAFLDAAIPQERDATSAAFVPHGDPDVGKSLADLCALARLRLAREGVTNVSGGTWCTVGDSARFYSYRRDRTTGRMAALVWRVS, encoded by the coding sequence ATGCCTGAGGACTGGATCGTCCCCGAATGGCCTGCCCCGGCGAACGTTCGTGCCGTGTTCACGACGCGCGCGGGCGGCGTCAGCCAAGGCCCGCAGGCCACGTTCAACCTTGGTTACAAGGCGGACGACGATCCCGAAGCCGTCCGTACGAATCGTGCCTTGCTGGCGACGAGAACGGGCGTGCCGTCGGCGTGGGTCGCTCAGGTTCACGGTCCGCGTGTGGTCGATGCGCAGGCCGCGTTCGATGCCGTGAATGCTGGCGAGCCGCTTCAGGCGGACGCCAGTGCGACCAACGCCATTGGACTCGCGAGCACGATCATGGTGGCGGACTGCCTGCCGGTGCTGCTATGCGACGTGCAAGGGCACGCAGTGGCGGCCGCACACGCGGGCTGGCGCGGGCTTTGCGCCGGTGTCATCGAACAGACGGTACAGGCGCTGCGGGCACGGTTGCCGAAATCCTCGGCGAACGACGACGCGCAGGTCATCGCATGGCTCGGCCCGTGTATCGGACCGACGGCGTTCGAGGTGGGGCCGGAAGTGCGCGAAGCCTTCCTCGACGCGGCGATTCCGCAGGAGCGAGACGCAACGTCAGCTGCGTTCGTCCCGCACGGCGATCCCGACGTTGGGAAATCACTGGCGGATCTGTGTGCGCTGGCGCGCTTGCGGCTCGCACGCGAGGGAGTAACGAACGTTTCCGGCGGCACGTGGTGCACCGTCGGTGATTCGGCACGTTTTTATTCCTATCGTCGCGACCGGACAACGGGGCGCATGGCCGCACTGGTCTGGCGCGTTAGCTGA
- the phaC gene encoding class I poly(R)-hydroxyalkanoic acid synthase: MSQWFKAAQQLFGALPGSAGPSSFAANGAAAAANPFAGLFELFGKSGAMPQPTSLHVDPARLNELQSEYAREFAELVASFNQPGLDTAPALGDRRFAGEGWRNPFYALPAALYLLNGRFLMRMAELVDADAKTRERIRFAVEQWVAASSPANFIATNPDAQQRLVQTHGDSLLAGMQHLLVDMGKGKVSQTDEAAFEVGRNVATTEGAVVFENDLIQLIQYKALTPTVHQRPLLIVPPCINKFYILDLQPENSLVRYAVEQGHTVFVVSWRNPDASLAHKTWDDYVGEGPIAAIDVVRDISGQSQINALGFCVGGTLLAAALAVLAAKGQTGRKSPVASVTLLTTLLDFSDTGVLDVFVDEPHVQFREQTIGGGLGQPPGLMRGVELANTFSFLRPNDLVWNYVVDSYLKGNAPQPFDLLYWNGDGTNLPGPMFCWYLRHLYLQNELKQPGVIQTCGVPVDLGAIEAPAYVFGSREDHIVPWTSAFRSLPLLGGERRFVLGASGHIAGVVNPPVKKKRSYWRNDDVGVEASDWLAGATEHPGSWWTDWSDWLAGYAGKRVKAQNAYGNVAYAPIEPAPGRYVKAKA; the protein is encoded by the coding sequence ATGTCGCAGTGGTTCAAGGCCGCCCAACAACTGTTCGGCGCGTTGCCGGGATCTGCTGGCCCGTCATCTTTCGCTGCGAATGGTGCAGCGGCTGCCGCGAACCCGTTCGCGGGGCTTTTCGAACTTTTTGGTAAATCAGGCGCGATGCCGCAGCCGACGTCGTTGCACGTCGATCCTGCGCGACTGAACGAACTTCAGTCTGAATACGCACGCGAATTTGCCGAACTCGTCGCCAGTTTCAATCAACCCGGTCTCGATACGGCCCCTGCACTCGGCGATCGTCGCTTTGCCGGAGAGGGCTGGCGCAATCCGTTCTACGCGTTGCCCGCCGCGCTTTATCTGCTCAACGGCCGCTTCCTGATGCGCATGGCCGAACTGGTCGATGCCGATGCAAAGACGCGCGAGCGGATTCGCTTCGCCGTCGAGCAATGGGTTGCCGCGAGTTCGCCTGCGAATTTCATCGCCACGAACCCGGATGCACAGCAGCGCCTCGTACAGACGCACGGCGATAGCCTGCTGGCGGGCATGCAGCATCTGCTCGTTGACATGGGTAAGGGCAAGGTGTCGCAGACCGACGAGGCGGCCTTCGAAGTCGGACGCAATGTCGCGACGACCGAAGGCGCCGTGGTCTTCGAGAACGACCTGATCCAGCTCATTCAGTACAAAGCGCTCACGCCGACGGTGCACCAACGCCCGTTGCTGATCGTGCCGCCCTGCATCAATAAGTTCTACATCCTCGATCTGCAGCCCGAGAATTCGCTGGTGCGTTACGCCGTCGAGCAGGGTCATACAGTGTTCGTCGTGTCGTGGCGCAACCCCGATGCCTCGCTCGCCCACAAGACCTGGGACGACTACGTTGGCGAGGGCCCGATTGCGGCCATTGACGTGGTGCGCGACATCAGCGGCCAGTCGCAGATCAACGCGCTTGGCTTCTGCGTGGGCGGCACGCTGCTGGCCGCAGCGCTCGCCGTGCTCGCCGCCAAGGGGCAGACGGGCCGCAAGTCACCGGTCGCGAGCGTGACCTTGCTCACGACGCTGCTGGACTTCTCCGATACCGGCGTGCTCGACGTCTTCGTCGACGAGCCCCACGTTCAGTTCCGCGAACAGACGATCGGTGGGGGGCTTGGTCAGCCGCCGGGACTGATGCGCGGCGTTGAGCTTGCCAACACGTTTTCGTTCTTGCGTCCGAACGATCTGGTCTGGAATTACGTCGTCGACAGCTATCTGAAAGGCAATGCACCGCAGCCGTTCGACCTGCTTTACTGGAATGGCGATGGCACGAATCTGCCGGGGCCGATGTTCTGCTGGTATCTGCGTCACCTTTATTTGCAGAACGAACTGAAACAACCCGGTGTGATCCAGACCTGCGGCGTGCCCGTCGATCTGGGGGCCATCGAAGCACCGGCGTACGTGTTCGGCTCGCGCGAAGATCACATCGTGCCGTGGACGTCGGCGTTCCGCTCGTTGCCGTTGCTCGGTGGTGAACGCCGCTTCGTGCTGGGGGCGTCGGGTCACATCGCGGGTGTTGTCAATCCGCCGGTGAAGAAGAAACGCAGCTACTGGCGCAACGACGACGTTGGCGTCGAGGCGAGCGACTGGCTGGCCGGGGCCACGGAGCATCCGGGAAGCTGGTGGACCGACTGGAGCGATTGGCTCGCGGGCTATGCCGGCAAACGCGTCAAAGCGCAAAATGCGTATGGTAATGTTGCTTATGCACCCATTGAACCGGCGCCCGGGCGTTACGTGAAGGCGAAAGCCTGA
- a CDS encoding acetyl-CoA C-acetyltransferase, whose amino-acid sequence MSDIVIVSAARTAVGKFGGSLAKVAAPDLGAIVIDEVLKRAKLKGEDISEVIMGQVLTAGSGQNVARQASIKAGLPSMVPAMTINKVCGSGLKAVMLAANAITAGEADIVVAGGQENMSAAPHVLPGSRDGFRMGDAKLIDTMIVDGLWDVYNQYHMGITAENVAKEYGITREMQDAFAAASQNKAEAAQKAGRFDAEIVPVSIPQRKGDPVVFNTDEFVRHGVTAESLAGLKPAFSKDGTVTAANASGINDGAAAVVVMSAKRAEQLGLTPLARIVAYANAGVDPSVMGIGPVPASQRCLARAGWKASDLDLMEINEAFAAQALAVNKQMGWDTSKINVNGGAIAIGHPIGASGCRILVTLLHEMARRDARRGLASLCIGGGMGVALAVERV is encoded by the coding sequence ATGTCGGATATCGTGATTGTGTCGGCTGCCCGCACGGCAGTCGGTAAGTTTGGCGGCTCGCTGGCCAAGGTGGCCGCGCCGGATCTGGGGGCGATCGTGATCGACGAAGTCCTCAAGCGCGCGAAGTTGAAGGGCGAGGACATCAGCGAAGTCATCATGGGGCAGGTCCTGACCGCCGGCTCGGGCCAGAACGTGGCACGTCAGGCGTCGATCAAGGCCGGCCTGCCGTCGATGGTGCCGGCCATGACCATCAACAAGGTGTGCGGCTCGGGCCTGAAGGCCGTGATGCTCGCCGCCAACGCGATCACCGCCGGTGAAGCCGATATCGTCGTGGCAGGTGGTCAGGAAAACATGAGCGCCGCGCCGCACGTGCTGCCGGGTTCGCGCGACGGATTCCGCATGGGCGATGCGAAGCTGATCGACACGATGATCGTCGACGGCCTGTGGGACGTGTACAACCAGTACCACATGGGGATCACCGCCGAGAACGTGGCCAAGGAATACGGCATCACGCGCGAAATGCAGGACGCCTTTGCCGCCGCCTCGCAGAACAAGGCGGAAGCCGCGCAAAAAGCTGGCCGTTTCGACGCCGAAATCGTGCCGGTCTCGATCCCGCAGCGCAAGGGCGATCCGGTTGTCTTCAACACCGATGAGTTCGTGCGTCATGGTGTGACGGCGGAGTCGCTGGCCGGTCTGAAGCCCGCTTTCTCGAAGGATGGCACGGTGACGGCGGCCAACGCATCGGGCATCAACGACGGCGCGGCTGCGGTGGTCGTGATGTCGGCAAAGCGTGCCGAGCAACTGGGCCTCACGCCGCTCGCGCGCATCGTCGCGTACGCGAACGCGGGCGTCGATCCGTCGGTCATGGGCATCGGCCCGGTGCCGGCATCGCAGCGCTGTCTCGCCCGTGCAGGGTGGAAGGCGAGCGATCTGGATCTGATGGAAATCAACGAAGCCTTCGCTGCACAGGCGTTGGCGGTGAACAAGCAGATGGGCTGGGATACGTCGAAGATCAACGTGAACGGCGGCGCTATCGCCATCGGACACCCGATCGGAGCGTCGGGCTGCCGTATCCTCGTCACGCTGCTGCATGAAATGGCGCGCCGCGATGCCCGTCGCGGCCTGGCCTCGCTGTGTATCGGCGGTGGCATGGGTGTAGCGCTGGCTGTGGAGCGCGTCTGA
- a CDS encoding 3-ketoacyl-ACP reductase, whose amino-acid sequence MTQRIAYVTGGMGGIGTSICQRLYKDGFKVVAGCGPNSPRRVKWLEDQKALGFDFVASEGNVGDWESTKAAFDKVKSEVGEVDVLVNNAGITRDTVFRKMTREDWDAVIDTNLTSLFNVTKQVIEGMCERGWGRIINISSVNGQKGQFGQTNYATAKAGIHGFTMSLAQEVATKGVTVNTVSPGYIGTDMVRSIRQDVLDKIVATIPVKRLGEPGEIGSIVAWLASDDSGFSTGADFSLNGGLHMG is encoded by the coding sequence ATGACTCAACGCATTGCATATGTGACAGGCGGGATGGGCGGTATCGGTACGTCTATTTGCCAGCGGCTGTACAAAGATGGCTTCAAGGTGGTGGCCGGTTGCGGTCCGAACTCGCCGCGCCGCGTGAAGTGGCTGGAAGATCAGAAGGCGTTGGGTTTCGATTTTGTCGCCTCCGAAGGCAACGTCGGCGATTGGGAGTCCACGAAGGCGGCGTTCGACAAGGTCAAGTCGGAAGTCGGTGAAGTCGACGTGCTGGTGAACAACGCCGGCATCACGCGCGACACCGTGTTCCGCAAGATGACCCGTGAAGACTGGGACGCCGTGATCGACACCAACCTCACGAGCCTGTTCAACGTCACGAAGCAGGTGATCGAGGGGATGTGCGAGCGCGGCTGGGGCCGCATCATCAACATCTCGTCGGTGAATGGCCAGAAGGGCCAGTTCGGTCAGACGAACTACGCGACGGCGAAGGCCGGTATTCACGGCTTCACGATGTCGCTCGCGCAGGAAGTGGCGACCAAGGGCGTGACGGTCAACACGGTATCGCCGGGCTACATCGGCACGGACATGGTGCGCTCGATCCGTCAGGATGTGCTCGACAAGATCGTGGCGACGATTCCGGTCAAGCGTCTGGGCGAGCCGGGCGAGATCGGTTCGATCGTGGCGTGGCTGGCCTCGGACGATTCGGGCTTTTCGACGGGCGCAGACTTCTCGCTCAACGGCGGCCTGCACATGGGCTAA
- the phaR gene encoding polyhydroxyalkanoate synthesis repressor PhaR, whose amino-acid sequence MTASKKTDERLIKKYPNRRLYDTQTSTYITLADVKQLVLETEEFKVVDAKTGEDLTRSILLQIILEEETGGVPMFSSAMLAQIIRFYGHALQGMMGTYLEKNIQTFIEIQNKLADQSKGIYEGAAFNPDVWAQFMNMQAPMMQGMMTNYIEQSKNLFVQMQEQMQSQAKNMFSTFPFPGGPGAPGAPGMPGTPRDPNKKP is encoded by the coding sequence ATGACCGCGAGCAAGAAGACTGACGAACGCCTGATCAAAAAGTATCCGAACCGGCGTCTGTACGATACCCAAACCAGTACGTACATCACCCTTGCCGATGTGAAGCAACTGGTGCTCGAAACCGAGGAGTTCAAGGTTGTCGACGCCAAGACGGGCGAGGACCTGACCCGCAGCATCCTGCTGCAGATCATTCTGGAAGAAGAGACCGGCGGCGTGCCGATGTTCTCGAGCGCTATGCTGGCCCAGATCATCCGCTTCTACGGCCATGCGCTGCAGGGGATGATGGGCACGTACCTCGAGAAGAATATCCAGACTTTCATCGAGATTCAGAACAAGCTGGCCGATCAGTCGAAGGGCATCTATGAAGGCGCGGCCTTCAATCCTGACGTCTGGGCGCAATTCATGAACATGCAGGCGCCGATGATGCAGGGCATGATGACCAACTACATCGAACAGTCGAAGAACCTGTTTGTGCAGATGCAGGAGCAGATGCAGAGCCAGGCGAAGAACATGTTCAGCACGTTCCCCTTCCCGGGTGGTCCGGGTGCACCGGGCGCGCCGGGTATGCCGGGCACGCCCCGGGACCCGAACAAGAAGCCCTGA
- the rimO gene encoding 30S ribosomal protein S12 methylthiotransferase RimO has translation MSRPSPAGTPKVGFVSLGCPKALVDSEQILTQLRAEGYDIAGTYDGADLVVVNTCGFIDDAVQESLDAIGEALAENGKVIVTGCLGAKKDAAGQDIVSAVHPKVLAVTGPHAVGEVMSAVHTHLPKPHDPFTDLVPPAGIKLTPRHYAYLKISEGCNHRCTFCIIPSMRGDLDSRPVAEVMLEAENLFKAGVKELLVISQDTSAYGVDVKYRTGFWAGRPLKTRMTELVTALGELAKQYGAWVRLHYVYPYPHVDEIIPLMAQGHILPYLDVPLQHAHPDVLKRMKRPASGEKNLERIQAWRKMCPDLTIRSTFIAGFPGETEAEFEYMLDFLREAELDRVGCFAYSPVEGARANELPGALPDEVREERRARFMEVAEEISAERQQRKIGKTIQVIVDEINQDGGIARSAADAPEIDGLVYIEPTAKAAKRLKVGEFVNVEVTGADGHDLWGEVV, from the coding sequence ATGTCCCGCCCATCGCCCGCCGGCACCCCCAAGGTCGGCTTCGTTTCGCTCGGCTGCCCCAAGGCTTTGGTCGACTCCGAGCAGATCCTGACCCAACTGCGCGCCGAAGGCTACGACATTGCCGGCACTTATGACGGCGCCGACCTCGTCGTGGTCAACACCTGTGGCTTCATCGACGACGCCGTGCAGGAAAGTCTCGACGCCATCGGCGAAGCACTGGCCGAGAACGGGAAGGTGATCGTCACCGGCTGTCTGGGCGCGAAGAAGGACGCTGCCGGTCAGGACATCGTGAGCGCCGTGCACCCGAAGGTGCTCGCCGTTACTGGCCCGCACGCCGTGGGCGAAGTGATGAGCGCGGTGCACACGCACCTGCCCAAGCCGCACGATCCGTTCACCGATCTCGTCCCGCCGGCTGGCATCAAGCTCACGCCGCGTCACTATGCGTATCTGAAGATTTCCGAAGGCTGCAACCATCGCTGCACGTTCTGCATCATCCCCTCGATGCGTGGCGATCTCGATTCGCGTCCGGTCGCGGAAGTGATGCTCGAAGCGGAGAATCTGTTCAAGGCAGGTGTCAAGGAACTGCTGGTGATCTCGCAAGACACCAGCGCGTACGGCGTCGACGTGAAGTACCGCACCGGCTTCTGGGCAGGGCGTCCGCTCAAGACGCGCATGACCGAACTGGTGACGGCACTGGGCGAGCTTGCCAAGCAATATGGTGCTTGGGTGCGTCTGCACTATGTCTACCCATATCCGCATGTCGACGAGATCATTCCGCTGATGGCGCAAGGCCACATCCTTCCGTATCTCGACGTGCCGCTGCAACACGCGCATCCGGACGTGCTCAAGCGCATGAAGCGTCCGGCCTCGGGCGAGAAGAATCTCGAACGCATTCAGGCCTGGCGCAAGATGTGCCCGGATCTGACGATCCGCAGCACGTTCATCGCCGGGTTCCCGGGCGAGACCGAAGCCGAATTCGAATACATGCTGGACTTCCTGCGCGAAGCCGAACTCGACCGCGTGGGCTGCTTCGCCTATTCGCCGGTCGAAGGCGCTCGCGCCAACGAGCTGCCTGGCGCGTTGCCCGACGAAGTACGTGAAGAGCGCCGCGCGCGCTTCATGGAAGTGGCCGAGGAGATTTCGGCCGAGCGTCAGCAGCGCAAGATCGGCAAGACCATTCAGGTGATCGTCGACGAAATCAATCAGGACGGCGGCATCGCCCGCTCGGCTGCCGACGCGCCTGAAATCGACGGCCTCGTGTACATCGAGCCGACGGCCAAGGCCGCGAAGCGCCTCAAGGTCGGTGAGTTCGTCAACGTCGAAGTCACCGGTGCCGACGGCCACGATCTGTGGGGCGAGGTCGTCTGA
- a CDS encoding sugar kinase — protein MQTKQTPQVLAMGEAMVEFNQSPDDARRYLQGFGGDTSNFAIAARRQGVSTGFVSAVGDDLFGRMLLDLWRDEQVDTRYVRVDGQSPTGVYFVSHDENGHHFDYLRAGSAASRYRAQDLPGEALAGAQFLHLSGISLAISVNACDAAFDAMSKIRAAGGKVSFDTNLRLKLWPLARARATMREAFSLTDVCLPSWDDVTAVTGLEDRDAILDELLSHGVKVVALKLGREGCYVATPQERRIVEPYPVQAVDATGAGDCFGGAFVARLALGDDPFAAARYANVCAALSTTGYGAVAPVPSAEQVLKQLAS, from the coding sequence ATGCAAACGAAGCAAACGCCGCAAGTGCTCGCGATGGGCGAAGCGATGGTCGAGTTCAACCAGTCGCCCGACGACGCTCGTCGCTACCTGCAAGGGTTCGGCGGCGACACGTCCAACTTCGCCATTGCCGCACGCCGTCAGGGCGTGAGCACGGGCTTTGTGAGTGCCGTGGGCGACGACCTCTTCGGGCGCATGCTGCTCGATCTGTGGCGCGACGAACAGGTGGATACGCGCTATGTGCGCGTGGACGGCCAGTCGCCGACCGGCGTCTATTTCGTGTCGCACGACGAGAACGGTCACCACTTCGACTATCTGCGCGCAGGTTCCGCTGCGAGCCGCTATCGCGCGCAGGATCTGCCGGGCGAGGCACTGGCGGGCGCACAGTTTCTGCATTTGTCGGGCATCAGTCTGGCGATCAGCGTGAACGCCTGCGACGCCGCCTTCGACGCCATGTCGAAGATTCGCGCCGCTGGCGGCAAAGTGTCGTTCGACACGAATCTGCGCCTCAAGCTGTGGCCGCTCGCCCGCGCGCGCGCCACGATGCGCGAAGCGTTCAGCCTGACCGACGTCTGCCTGCCGAGCTGGGACGACGTCACGGCGGTGACCGGGCTGGAAGACCGCGACGCGATTCTCGACGAACTGCTCTCCCACGGTGTGAAGGTCGTGGCGCTCAAGCTTGGGCGTGAAGGTTGCTACGTCGCGACCCCGCAGGAGCGCCGCATCGTCGAACCGTACCCGGTGCAGGCCGTCGACGCCACGGGTGCGGGCGATTGCTTCGGCGGCGCTTTCGTCGCGCGTCTGGCGTTGGGCGACGATCCTTTCGCCGCGGCGCGTTACGCCAACGTCTGCGCGGCACTCTCGACAACCGGTTACGGTGCGGTTGCGCCGGTACCGAGCGCCGAGCAGGTGCTCAAGCAACTGGCAAGCTGA
- the bktB gene encoding beta-ketothiolase BktB, with product MQREVVIVSGVRTAIGDFGGSLKDFAPTQLGAIVAREAMARAQVGGDDVGHVVFGNVIHTEPKDMYLARVASIEAGVSQHAPAMTVNRLCGSGLQAVVSAAQSILLGDTDVAMAGGAESMSRAPYVMPGARWGTRMGESRLVDMMLGALHDPFANIHMGVTAENIAKKWGITRDDQDRLAVESHQRAARAMAAGYFNDQIVPITLKSKKGDVAFTTDEHVRADVTMADMAKLRPVFEKDGTVTAGNASGLNDAAAALILMERAEAERRGAKPLARLVSYAHAGVDPSYMGIGPVPASRKALERAGLKVDDIDVVEANEAFAAQACAVTRDLGFDPAKVNPNGSGISLGHPIGATGALITVKALHELQRIGGRYALVTMCIGGGQGIAAVFERV from the coding sequence ATGCAACGAGAGGTCGTGATCGTCAGTGGTGTACGTACCGCGATTGGTGATTTTGGCGGCAGCCTGAAGGATTTCGCGCCGACGCAGCTCGGCGCCATCGTCGCCCGCGAGGCCATGGCCCGTGCGCAGGTCGGCGGTGACGATGTCGGACACGTCGTGTTCGGTAATGTCATCCATACAGAACCCAAAGACATGTATCTGGCACGTGTGGCTTCCATCGAAGCCGGCGTGAGCCAGCACGCGCCCGCCATGACCGTGAACCGTCTGTGCGGCTCCGGCCTGCAAGCGGTAGTCTCGGCGGCACAATCGATCCTGCTGGGCGACACCGATGTGGCGATGGCGGGCGGCGCGGAGAGCATGAGCCGTGCGCCGTATGTGATGCCCGGCGCACGCTGGGGAACGCGCATGGGCGAGTCGCGTCTCGTCGACATGATGCTGGGCGCGCTGCACGATCCGTTCGCGAACATCCATATGGGGGTGACGGCGGAGAACATCGCGAAGAAGTGGGGCATTACGCGCGACGATCAGGATCGTCTCGCGGTGGAATCGCACCAGCGCGCTGCGCGTGCCATGGCGGCAGGTTACTTCAACGATCAGATCGTGCCGATCACGCTGAAATCGAAAAAGGGCGATGTGGCCTTCACGACCGATGAGCACGTGCGGGCAGACGTCACGATGGCCGACATGGCGAAGCTGCGCCCCGTGTTCGAGAAGGACGGCACCGTCACCGCTGGCAACGCGTCCGGTCTGAACGATGCGGCCGCCGCGCTCATTCTGATGGAGCGCGCCGAGGCCGAGCGACGCGGTGCGAAGCCGCTCGCGCGCCTGGTGAGCTATGCACACGCAGGCGTTGATCCGAGCTACATGGGTATCGGCCCGGTGCCGGCATCGCGCAAAGCGCTGGAGCGCGCCGGTCTGAAGGTCGACGACATCGACGTGGTGGAAGCCAACGAGGCCTTCGCGGCGCAGGCTTGCGCAGTCACGCGCGATCTCGGCTTCGATCCGGCCAAAGTGAACCCGAACGGCTCCGGCATTTCGCTGGGCCACCCGATTGGCGCGACGGGGGCGCTCATCACTGTCAAGGCACTGCACGAGTTGCAGCGCATCGGCGGCCGGTACGCGCTGGTAACCATGTGTATCGGCGGCGGTCAGGGCATTGCAGCCGTGTTCGAGCGCGTGTAA